ATTGGGCAAACTAACTTTTGAACAACTAACCGATTTATTTCTTCTGCTTTCAGTAGATAGAATTGGTCCCGCTAAGATTAGAAATTTACTTGCACAATTTAAAAAATTATCAAACATCCTTTCCGCATCTTCATCCGATTTAATCGAAACCGAAGGTATTAGCAAAGAACTAGCATCACGCATTAGAAAAATCTCGTCACAAAAGGATTCCATACAAAAATTTCTTAAAAAAGAATTAACGGCTTTAGAAAAGCTCGGAGGTAGAATAATTACTGTATGGGATGAGGATTTTCCACAACTACTAAAAAAGATTTATGACCCGCCTTTGGTGCTTTATGTAATTGGTGAATTTGATGAGAAAGATAAATATTCACTTGCGGTTGTTGGTACGCGAATGCCTACTAACTACGGTAAAATCCAAACTGAAAAAATTGTTACCGATTTAGTTGAACAAAATATTACGATCGTAAGCGGCCTTGCAAGAGGTATTGATTCTGTTGCCCATTCATCAGCATTAAAAAATAATGGAAGAACAATTGCTATAATCGGTTCTGGATTGGATATAATTTATCCAGCAGAAAATAAAAAGCTGTTTAATGAGATTAAAGAAAAAGGTGTCATCATTTCGGAATTCAGTCTTGGTACGATTCCAAATGCAGAAAATTTTCCGAAGCGTAACAGAATCATTTCCGGTTTAACATTAGGTACTTTAGTAATCGAAACTGCAATAACCGGCGGTGCAATGCAAACCGCAAGATTGGCGCTTGACCAAAACCGTGAGGTGTTCGCTATTCCGGGTAATCTTGGAGTTAAGCAATCCGAAGGAACGAATATGCTGATTCAGAGAGGCGAGGCAGAGTTAATAAAATGTGCAGAAGATATTTTAATTGAACTTGAATTGAAACTTAAGCCTATTCTTGGCAAAAACATTCCTAAGCAGCAAAAAGATTTAACAATCTTTGAAGAGAAAATTTATAATTGTCTACTAAATGAACCTTTACACATAGATATACTCGCTGAGAAAACTGAATTGTCGACTTCAGACTGTCTTGTTAATTTACTTTCGTTAGAATTTAAAGGGATTGTAAAACAATTACCCGGAAAGATGTTTATGTTGATGTGAGTTAGTTTATTTTCTGCAAATAAAATTCCGCCTGATCACCTTCTCCATTTTTGTTAAATTCTAATACTCTCTTTTCAAACTCAACAATCTCTTTTTTGGTGAAGATTGAATTTTTGGGATTAACATAGTATGATCGTTTATCCATCAAAGAAATATTTTTAGAATATTGTTCACTTCCCCACAATTGCCAGCTTCGGGAATCATAATTAATTTTCTTTACTTCGAAACCGCAAGTTTGAGCTAAAATCTGAATAGATTTTGTTGTATGTAAAAATAAGTGTCGCGGTGCATCTAGAGAACACCAATTTTCTCTATATTTTTTAAAAGCATAAGAATCGGCAACCGGAATTCTTATCAACAAATATTTTCCCTTATTCAAAAGTTTGTTGGATTGCTTCATCACTTCATCAGGTTTTTCCATATGTTCAAATGAATGATTGAACATTATAAAATCAAACTTACCCGCAAATTCATCAAAGTTCTGTTTTATAATTTTTAATCCGTTCTTATATGTGATTGTTTCATCTAGGAAAGGATCGAGACCAATTACTTTATTAAAACCGGATTCTTTCATTTTATGCAAAAGAATTCCTTTACCGCAGCCAACATCAAGAATTGAATCATTTAACCCGACACCAGCTATCTTTAATCGAGTTATATAGGTAGGTTCACCAAATTTTTTGTATATAATACTTCCAATTAAAGTTTTTTCTCCCAATGCAGCTCTATCACGCAAACGATTGAGCAAGGCTTTAAACTTACTTTCATGTTTTTGCTGATACGTGAAATAATCTTGTGGGTAATGAGCGGAATAATTTTTTGGTGGATTTAGTAGTTGAAGGCATCCGCAGTTTGAACACTCCAAGTAATCAAAAACTTCTCGGGTTCCAAAATACATTTCTCGTACTTTAAGAATTTTATTTTTTGAAATGCCATTACAGATTTTACAAGTAAGTTGATTCTCGGACATTATTTATATTTCTTTTTAGACTTCCACAAAAACTTGAGCCAATCATTAAGTTTTTTTTCCTGTCCATTTTCTGAAGGGAAATAAAATTGTTTGTTCTTCAAATCATCGGGTAAATAATTTTCTTCCACAAAATGATTTTCAAAATCGTGAGCGTATTTATAATTATTTCCGTATCCAATTTCCTTCATCAATTTAGTAGGTGCATTACGTAAATGATTTGGGACCTTACTTAAAGGATTTTTTCTAACTTCACCCAATGCACTTTCAATTCCGAGATAAGACGCATTACTTTTTGGCGATGAAGCAAGATAAGTGACACACTGTGCAAGAATTATTCGTGCTTCCGGCATTCCAATTTTATGGATGGCACTAAATGCAGCTTCCGCAAGTACAAGCGCGTTTGGAGAAGCGTTCCCAATATCTTCAGAAGCAAGAATAATTAATCTTCTTGCTATAAATAACGGGTCTTCACCACCTTCTAACATTCTGGCTAACCAGTAAAGTCCGGCATCTGGATCACTGCCGCGAATACTTTTTATAAAAGCCGATATTACGTTGTAATGTTCTTCTCCATCTTTATCATACAATATATTTTTTCTTTGTACGATATTTTCAAATATTTCTTTTGACAGAACAATTTCATTTTTATCAATTTCCTGAATTACAGCAGCTTCAAATATTGTTAACATTATCCTTGCATCACCGCCGGAAAGATAAATTAGAAAATCTTCATCAATAACTTTAACGTTTAGTTGATTTAGAAACCCATCTTTTTCAATTGCGGATTTTAAAATATCAATCAAATCAAGTTTGGATAATTCTTCCAGCACGAAAACTCTTGCACGAGAACGTAAAGCCGGAATAACTTCAAAAGATGGGTTCTCCGTGGTAGCACCAATTAAAATTAAAACACCTGATTCAATCGAACTTAACAATGCATCCTGCTGAGCTTTATTAAAGCGATGAATCTCATCAATAAAAAGAATAGTACGCTTATTTAAATCTTTATTTCGAGTTGCGATATCTATAATGGAACGAATATCTTTCACCCCGCTAGAAACTGCATTTATTTGAAAAAATTCTGCTTTAGTTTGATTTGCAATAATTCTTGCGATAGTTGTTTTACCTGTCCCAGGCGGTCCCCACAATATAAATGATGAGGGAGTATCATTCTCAATCATCAAACGAATTGGTTTTCCTGAACTGAGTAAATGCTGCTGTCCAAAAAAATTGATTATAGTTTGTGGGCGGATTCTTTCTGCGAGCGGTGTGGTAGGAATTGTAATTTTGCTATTCATTATTTGTTATTTGTTATTCATTGAGAGGAGTCTTCGGTGAAGCAATCATTGAATTAAAAAGTTAAATAATATTTAAGTGGTAACTAACTTTCAAGACTGATTCATCTTTTAGGGATTAGCAATGACATTCATTCTCATTCTTCTGGCTTAAACTCAATCTTTTTTCATTTGGTCTAATCATATCATAGTTTTCTCGAGCAATCTTTTCAATCTTGGCAGGAACACTTCTTTTTAATGAATCGATTTCAACTTCAAGTGATCTATTCTCTTCTTCCAGTTGAGATATTCGCGCATTCAAATCTTCTAACTCACTTTTAACCTTTGCATATTTAACAACGCCATTACTATTAAATACAAGATATAAAGTTCCAATAATGACTACAGCCGAAATAATATAGAAACGTGTTTTTTTATTTTCTAAAAATTTCATTTCAAACTTAAAGCAATAATTTTTTCAACAAGTTGTTCGAAACTTATTCCAACTGCTTTAGCCATTTTAGGAACAAGACTTAATGATGTCATTCCAGGTAAAGTGTTAACTTCTAAAGTATAAACTTTATTATCAGGGCTTAAGCGAAAATCAACTCTGGCATAAACTTCGCATCGTAGTGATTTACATGCTTGTACCGCTATTTCTTGAAGTGATTTTGCAACTTCTTCTGTAACGTCCGCTGGCACAATGTATTCGCTCATTCCGGAAGTATATTTACACTCGTAATCATAAATTCCGTGCTTTGGTTTGATTTCAAGAACCGGCAATGCAACATCATCTATAACCGCCACAGTTAATTCTTTTCCAGGAATATATTCTTCCACCAGAATTCTGTCTGAATATTCAAATGCCTTATGCATAGCTTCATCAAGCTGATCTGATGATTTACAAATTGTTAATCCAACTGTGGACCCCTGATCATTAGGTTTTATAACAGCAGGAAATCCAAATTGATTTTCAATTTTTTTTCTTACCTCTTCTGAAGTGTGTTCACCCTTTTTAAAGTGAAACCACTTAGGTGTTGCAACTTGATATTCTTCAAAAAGAATTTTTGACATAATTTTATCCATTGCAATTGCGCTTGATAAAACCTTAGAACCAGTAAACTTAAGGCCTTTTAATTCCAATAAAGACTGTATCGTTCCATCTTCGCCATACTTTCCGTGCAATGCAAGAAATGCAACACTTATTTGTTCAGCAGAAATAAGATTAACAGCATCAAGATAATTTTCATTCGATATTTCAGCGTAATCTGAATCCGCAAAATAATCTTCCACATTAATTGGCTGATTTATCCCATATGCAGGATCAAGAGGAATGACATCATAACCAAGATTTAACAATGCCTGGTATACAGATTTACCTGTTGATTTTGAAACTTCGCGTTCAGGTGATGTGCCGCCGAGCAGTAAAAGTACTTTATGTTTTTTTTCCATATTTAAATAATTTCGTTATACATTTCTATTATCTACAGAAATTCCGTAAGTGGATTTTGCAATTTTTAATATTGCACTAATATTCTTTTTAGAAAGTTCTTTTGGTTTTCCTATTAATCTTGCCAACAAAAATATTTTAGCCGCGTGCTCAAGTTTTTCCATCTTGTAATAAGCATCATCTAAACTTTTACCAAGAGTCACTGCACCGTGATTTTCCAATAGCATTGCCCATACATAATTAATATGTGGTTCTAAACTTTTTGGAACACTATCCGTTGAAGGTGTTGCATATTTACATAAAGGTATTTTTCCAAAAGTTAAAAATACTTCAGGTAAGTAATGTTTATTCAAGCCTTCACCAATCAAGGCAAAAGCAGTTGCATATGTTGGATGACAATGCACAACTGCATTAATTTCTTTTCTTTTTTGATAAGAATAGAGATGGATCTTATGTTCTGTCGATATTTTTTGTTTACCAGATAAAACTTTTCCACCCAAATCAATTTCAACAATATCTTTTTCTTTTACATCACCTTTGCAAATACCGGAACGAGTAATTAGCACTGTACCCGAAGCTGTTCTACAAGAAAGGTTTCCATCATAAGCGGCAACAAAACCTTTTGCATAAACCTTATGACAAATTTCAACTAACTTTTTCTTTGAAGACATTTTAATTCTAATTCTTCCATCAGCTTTAAATTAATTAATCCATCTTCACCGGTTGCATGAGGAGTATCATTTTTTAGAAAAGATTTTTGCACTGATTTTATCACATAACCCATTTTGTTTCCACGTTTACGAAAACTTTTTCTGGTTTCATCTTCCAAAAGAATTGTAAGTTTTGGAGCAAGTAATTTTCTCCCAATAAGATTATCAATTGCAATTGCACCTTTGTGGCAAAGAATTTCAACTCTGTTAAAAGCTTTTTTATTATTAAAAGATACATTAAAAGTTCCATATCCACTTTTAGCAAATTTAACAATGCCTAAAGCAAAATCATCAACTTCACTTTGGTAAATTAGATTCCCAACAACACCATCAATTGTTTCAATCTCACCGCCAAAATATCTAAGCAAATCGATCATGTGGGTTCCAATGTCACGCAGTGCACCGCCACCGCTTAATTCTTTTTTAAATCTAAAATTATTATCAGGTGGAGAATCAATATTAAAGTGAACATCTATTGAAACAAGCTTACCAAGTTTTTGATTAACGATAAGTTCTTTTGCTTTAATAACAAGTGGATGAAAACGATGCACATAATTAACAGCTAATAAAACATTGTTTTCTTTACAAACATTTACCATTTCTTCAGCTTGCTGTGAAGTTATTGCAAGGGGTTTTTCACAAAAAATATTTTTGCCCGCCTTAGCCGCTCTGATAACCTGTTCATAGTGATGAACATTGGAACTGGCAACAAAAACAGCGTCAATATCCGATTTCAAAAATTCATCAAAATTATTAAATGAGCCTTGGATCCCAAATTTTTCTCCAAGAGATTTTGCCCGGTTTATATCTCTGCTGTACAGAGAAATGACTGAACTTTTTCGTGTCATTCTAACTGCCGGTAAAATTGAATTTTCGGCAAATCTTCCGCAGCCGGCAACGCCCCATTTAATTTTTTTACCTTTGTATAATTTTTCAACCATTTTATTAAAGCTTTAAGCGTTCCATTAATTTTAGGATGGGTTTAGAATTTTGCATAATATAAAAATGCACACTTGGAACATTTCTATTTAAAAGTTCTTCAACCTGTTTTGCTGCCCACTCTATCCCAATATCAGTAACATGCTCAGGCTTAGCTGCCATTACTTCATCAGCAAGTTGATCCGGGATATTGATATAGAAATTTTTGGGAACTGAAGTTAAGTGCGCTCGTGAAGTTAAAATTTTTAATCCGGGAATTATTGGGGCTTTAATTCCAATTTCATTACACGACTCAACAAATTTGAAATAATATTTATTGTCATAGAACATTTGGGTAACAACATAATCAGCACCGGCATCAACTTTTTCTTTAACAAATTTTATATCTGTTTTTAGATTTGGTGCTTCAAAATGTTTTTCCGGATAACCGCTAACACCCACACAAAAATCCGTTGGACGAGCATCAAGTAAACTATCTTCTAAATATTTTCCGCTATTCATATTCATAATCTGACTAACTAATTCAGAAGCAAATCTGTTTTTACTTTTACCTTCCGGAATCGGTTTTTCATAACCTGAATCATCACCTCGAATAGCAAGAACATTTTGTATTTGCAGATAATCTAACTCAATTAAAAAATCTTCTGTTTCCTCTCTTGTAAAACCTTTTGTCAAAACGTGCGGTACAGCGTCAATATTATATTTATTTTGAATAAGTGCGCAAATACCAAGTGTACCGGGTCTTTTCCTTTTTACTTTTTTCTGAATTCCGGTTGAAGTTTCTTCGTAAATAACTTCTGCCGCATGTGAGGTTATATCAATAAATGGCGGATTATATTTTGTAATATCATCAAGTACAGATAATAAACCTTTAATATCGCCGCCGCGCTTAGGTGGAATCAGCTCAAAACTAATTAATGGTTTTTTTGCGTTTTCTAAATGTTCAATTACTCTCATACAATCTCAATTTATTAGGAATACATTTCTAATATAATAATTCTTTCTTAATTCGTTATAATTCGTGAAGTTAGTGGCTATCCGGAAAAACACTTTTGCCTAGAATTTGCAACGACTATTCTCGAATAATCTTCAAAAAGTTCTTATTCTTCCTTATCGATTCTTCATCAGTTCTAATTTTCATATATCTACCTGTTAGCCAAAGAGGATTCTGATCTTTATAATTATCACTCATTACATTTCCGGATTGCCCTGTTGTAAGTATTAAATAAAACTCATCCGGATTTGCAAAATCATAAATAAACCTCATTGATGGGCCAAGTACATTATCAAACTCACCGTGACGAAACATCGAGAACTCTTCGATACTTTCCGTAAAAGGATATTCAGTATTATTTATTGTTGTTCCATCACCTCCAAGTTCAAAAGGACCAATATTTATATATTTATCTAAAGGAGAAAAATTACCGCTAAAAGCATGTTTAAATGTTACTTTGTGCATTCTGCCCCACTGCCAGTTAACTAAATCTTTTCCGTAATTTTCTTCAAGATAATTTAACGCATCAGCTAAACTTTTTCTGATAACTTCTTCGCGAGTTTCCCGCTTATTAGTTTTTACATCATCAAACCAAATTGAGTTTGGTTTTTCTAAAATCTGCAGCAAACTTCTGTAAGGTACATTTGCAAGAAATACAAAACGGTTGTAAAGATCATCACCCATTTCATCATAATAAATATTTTTTAGCAAATATTTTAAATACACCGAATATATAGCTGGAATCTGGCTGTACTTATTCAATTCATAATCCCATTTACCCAACAGCTCAAGAGATGTATGCAAATTTTTGTCTTTTACTTTTATTCCCTCAAAAGCTTTTAATAGATACGGAACGATAGTTCTTGCATAAGGAGAGATTTGATCCATCTGATATTTCTTAAAATCATTAACGGAGTGCTTTTTTTTAAAAGTTAATAATTCCCTTATTCTATCAATACGTGATGAAGGTTCCCAAAGATTTGAAATATGATATTTAAAGTTCTTTAATGTTTTATTGTTAGCAGAGGCTATAAAATTTTCTGTAGGATTTAATACAATTGGGATTTCCTGTGTAGAAACAAATCCTTTCCAATCATTGTCCGAAGTTGTTCCATCAAAAACCAAAGTCGGATTGTTACTGTTACGAAGCGGAATTCTTGCACCCATTATGTAACCGATATTTCCTTGTTTATCAGCATAAACAAAATTTTGACCGGGAATTCCAAAATATTTTACAGCTTCACGAAACTCATTCCAGTTTTTTGCTTTATTAATTTTATAAAACGCTAACATCTCATCGCTAAAATCATTACCAGACCATCGCATACTAATTGGCGGAATTTTTTTATCATCTTTATTATAAATAAATGCAAATGGATGAATGTTTGATATTATTGGACCACGATGGGATTCCTTAATCGTAATTACCTGATCTTTACCATCTTTAACCTTTATCGTGTCTTTAATGATTTTTAGATTTTGCCACTGTCCATCAATAAAATATTTAGTCTTTGATGAATCAAGTTTTTCTATATAAAAATCTGCATCATCATTCATAACATTGGTAAGCACCCAGGAAATATTTTCTCCTTTGCCAATAACAACTCCAGGAACTCCCGGTAGAGTAACACCTGCAGCATTCCAATCTTTACTTTTAATAACCGCAGCGTACCATTTGCCCGGTGCATTAAACGCGAGATGAGGATCGTTTGCAATAATTGGTTTACCGGATACAGATTTGTTTGCATTAACAACCCAATTGTTTGAACCGATGTGTGTTCCAGTCCAGCCCATCATTTGTCGGAAAGCTTTATCGGTTTCTGCAAATGTAGAATTAATAGCTGGAAGATATTTAAAGTTATCTGTAATAATTGTTGGGGCATTTTCGGGATAATCGGGTAATATTTCTAATACTTTTTCTTTACCAAGTTTCTGTATAAGTTCTGCAAAAGAAAGATCAGTCCACCAGCTAATGTTTAATTCCCAGGCCATCATTTTTATTACTATCAAACTGTGTATG
The window above is part of the Ignavibacteriales bacterium genome. Proteins encoded here:
- a CDS encoding replication-associated recombination protein A; this encodes MNSKITIPTTPLAERIRPQTIINFFGQQHLLSSGKPIRLMIENDTPSSFILWGPPGTGKTTIARIIANQTKAEFFQINAVSSGVKDIRSIIDIATRNKDLNKRTILFIDEIHRFNKAQQDALLSSIESGVLILIGATTENPSFEVIPALRSRARVFVLEELSKLDLIDILKSAIEKDGFLNQLNVKVIDEDFLIYLSGGDARIMLTIFEAAVIQEIDKNEIVLSKEIFENIVQRKNILYDKDGEEHYNVISAFIKSIRGSDPDAGLYWLARMLEGGEDPLFIARRLIILASEDIGNASPNALVLAEAAFSAIHKIGMPEARIILAQCVTYLASSPKSNASYLGIESALGEVRKNPLSKVPNHLRNAPTKLMKEIGYGNNYKYAHDFENHFVEENYLPDDLKNKQFYFPSENGQEKKLNDWLKFLWKSKKKYK
- the dprA gene encoding DNA-protecting protein DprA → MGKLTFEQLTDLFLLLSVDRIGPAKIRNLLAQFKKLSNILSASSSDLIETEGISKELASRIRKISSQKDSIQKFLKKELTALEKLGGRIITVWDEDFPQLLKKIYDPPLVLYVIGEFDEKDKYSLAVVGTRMPTNYGKIQTEKIVTDLVEQNITIVSGLARGIDSVAHSSALKNNGRTIAIIGSGLDIIYPAENKKLFNEIKEKGVIISEFSLGTIPNAENFPKRNRIISGLTLGTLVIETAITGGAMQTARLALDQNREVFAIPGNLGVKQSEGTNMLIQRGEAELIKCAEDILIELELKLKPILGKNIPKQQKDLTIFEEKIYNCLLNEPLHIDILAEKTELSTSDCLVNLLSLEFKGIVKQLPGKMFMLM
- a CDS encoding class I SAM-dependent methyltransferase, with the translated sequence MSENQLTCKICNGISKNKILKVREMYFGTREVFDYLECSNCGCLQLLNPPKNYSAHYPQDYFTYQQKHESKFKALLNRLRDRAALGEKTLIGSIIYKKFGEPTYITRLKIAGVGLNDSILDVGCGKGILLHKMKESGFNKVIGLDPFLDETITYKNGLKIIKQNFDEFAGKFDFIMFNHSFEHMEKPDEVMKQSNKLLNKGKYLLIRIPVADSYAFKKYRENWCSLDAPRHLFLHTTKSIQILAQTCGFEVKKINYDSRSWQLWGSEQYSKNISLMDKRSYYVNPKNSIFTKKEIVEFEKRVLEFNKNGEGDQAEFYLQKIN
- a CDS encoding methylenetetrahydrofolate reductase; the protein is MRVIEHLENAKKPLISFELIPPKRGGDIKGLLSVLDDITKYNPPFIDITSHAAEVIYEETSTGIQKKVKRKRPGTLGICALIQNKYNIDAVPHVLTKGFTREETEDFLIELDYLQIQNVLAIRGDDSGYEKPIPEGKSKNRFASELVSQIMNMNSGKYLEDSLLDARPTDFCVGVSGYPEKHFEAPNLKTDIKFVKEKVDAGADYVVTQMFYDNKYYFKFVESCNEIGIKAPIIPGLKILTSRAHLTSVPKNFYINIPDQLADEVMAAKPEHVTDIGIEWAAKQVEELLNRNVPSVHFYIMQNSKPILKLMERLKL
- a CDS encoding D-alanine--D-alanine ligase, with protein sequence MEKKHKVLLLLGGTSPEREVSKSTGKSVYQALLNLGYDVIPLDPAYGINQPINVEDYFADSDYAEISNENYLDAVNLISAEQISVAFLALHGKYGEDGTIQSLLELKGLKFTGSKVLSSAIAMDKIMSKILFEEYQVATPKWFHFKKGEHTSEEVRKKIENQFGFPAVIKPNDQGSTVGLTICKSSDQLDEAMHKAFEYSDRILVEEYIPGKELTVAVIDDVALPVLEIKPKHGIYDYECKYTSGMSEYIVPADVTEEVAKSLQEIAVQACKSLRCEVYARVDFRLSPDNKVYTLEVNTLPGMTSLSLVPKMAKAVGISFEQLVEKIIALSLK
- a CDS encoding Gfo/Idh/MocA family oxidoreductase, whose translation is MVEKLYKGKKIKWGVAGCGRFAENSILPAVRMTRKSSVISLYSRDINRAKSLGEKFGIQGSFNNFDEFLKSDIDAVFVASSNVHHYEQVIRAAKAGKNIFCEKPLAITSQQAEEMVNVCKENNVLLAVNYVHRFHPLVIKAKELIVNQKLGKLVSIDVHFNIDSPPDNNFRFKKELSGGGALRDIGTHMIDLLRYFGGEIETIDGVVGNLIYQSEVDDFALGIVKFAKSGYGTFNVSFNNKKAFNRVEILCHKGAIAIDNLIGRKLLAPKLTILLEDETRKSFRKRGNKMGYVIKSVQKSFLKNDTPHATGEDGLINLKLMEELELKCLQRKS
- a CDS encoding septum formation initiator family protein; this translates as MKFLENKKTRFYIISAVVIIGTLYLVFNSNGVVKYAKVKSELEDLNARISQLEEENRSLEVEIDSLKRSVPAKIEKIARENYDMIRPNEKRLSLSQKNENECHC
- a CDS encoding penicillin acylase family protein; translation: MRKWKKILIGLSLTFFVTFIIAGWIFYNMLSSSLPQYSGEISSSKVISDIEVYRDSFAVPYIVAQSDEDAAFALGFLHAQERLFTMDLIRRAGEGRLSEILGEKAIPFDRMFRTVGIKRNIAKNFNKYDPTVMKILQAYSDGVNEYLKDRKGDLAIEFDVLGYEPEHWKPIHSLIVIKMMAWELNISWWTDLSFAELIQKLGKEKVLEILPDYPENAPTIITDNFKYLPAINSTFAETDKAFRQMMGWTGTHIGSNNWVVNANKSVSGKPIIANDPHLAFNAPGKWYAAVIKSKDWNAAGVTLPGVPGVVIGKGENISWVLTNVMNDDADFYIEKLDSSKTKYFIDGQWQNLKIIKDTIKVKDGKDQVITIKESHRGPIISNIHPFAFIYNKDDKKIPPISMRWSGNDFSDEMLAFYKINKAKNWNEFREAVKYFGIPGQNFVYADKQGNIGYIMGARIPLRNSNNPTLVFDGTTSDNDWKGFVSTQEIPIVLNPTENFIASANNKTLKNFKYHISNLWEPSSRIDRIRELLTFKKKHSVNDFKKYQMDQISPYARTIVPYLLKAFEGIKVKDKNLHTSLELLGKWDYELNKYSQIPAIYSVYLKYLLKNIYYDEMGDDLYNRFVFLANVPYRSLLQILEKPNSIWFDDVKTNKRETREEVIRKSLADALNYLEENYGKDLVNWQWGRMHKVTFKHAFSGNFSPLDKYINIGPFELGGDGTTINNTEYPFTESIEEFSMFRHGEFDNVLGPSMRFIYDFANPDEFYLILTTGQSGNVMSDNYKDQNPLWLTGRYMKIRTDEESIRKNKNFLKIIRE
- a CDS encoding class II aldolase/adducin family protein → MSSKKKLVEICHKVYAKGFVAAYDGNLSCRTASGTVLITRSGICKGDVKEKDIVEIDLGGKVLSGKQKISTEHKIHLYSYQKRKEINAVVHCHPTYATAFALIGEGLNKHYLPEVFLTFGKIPLCKYATPSTDSVPKSLEPHINYVWAMLLENHGAVTLGKSLDDAYYKMEKLEHAAKIFLLARLIGKPKELSKKNISAILKIAKSTYGISVDNRNV